From the genome of Pseudomonas sp. Teo4, one region includes:
- the acnA gene encoding aconitate hydratase AcnA: MPSLDSLKTLKTLKVSNHTYHYYSLAEASRQLGDLQRLPMSLKVLLENLLRWEDGKTVTGDDLRALAQWLKERRSDREIQYRPARVLMQDFTGVPAVVDLAAMRAAVAKAGGDPQRINPLSPVDLVIDHSVMVDRYASPQAFTQNVDIEMQRNGERYAFLRWGQSAFDNFRVVPPGTGICHQVNLEYLGRTVWTREEDGRLYAFPDTLVGTDSHTTMINGLGVLGWGVGGIEAEAAMLGQPVSMLIPEVIGFKLTGKLREGITATDLVLTVTQMLRKKGVVGKFVEFYGDGLADLPLADRATLANMAPEYGATCGFFPVDDVTLDYLRLSGRPSEAVELVEQYCKAQGLWRQPGQEPLFSDSLALDMNDVEASLAGPKRPQDRVALGQVKQAFDQFIELQPKPLAKEVGRLESEGGGGVAVGNADQAGEVDYHHNGQTHSLRDGAVVIAAITSCTNTSNPSVMMAAGLVAKKAVEKGLQRKPWVKSSLAPGSKVVTDYFKAAGLTTYLDQLGFDLVGYGCTTCIGNSGPLDEAIEKAISSADLTVASVLSGNRNFEGRVHPLVKTNWLASPPLVVAYALAGSVRLDPTHDALGIGTDGQPVYLRDIWPSQQEIAAAVAKVDTAMFHKEYAEVFAGDAQWRAIEVPQAATYVWQDDSTYIQHPPFFDDIAGPLPRIEDIQGARILALLGDSVTTDHISPAGNIKAESPAGRYLRGKGVEPRDFNSYGSRRGNHEVMMRGTFANIRIRNEMLGGEEGGNTVHVPSGEKLSIYDAAMRYQAEGTPLVVIAGQEYGTGSSRDWAAKGTNLLGVKAVLAESFERIHRSNLVGMGVLPLQFKPGNDRKQLGLTGRETIDVLGLESASIRPGMSLSLRISREDGHQEQIEVLCRIDTLNEVEYFKSGGILHYVLRQLIAS, encoded by the coding sequence GCGCTGGGAGGACGGCAAGACCGTCACCGGCGATGACCTGCGCGCCCTCGCCCAATGGCTCAAGGAGCGGCGTTCGGATCGTGAGATTCAGTACCGCCCGGCCAGGGTGCTGATGCAGGACTTCACTGGCGTACCGGCAGTGGTCGACCTCGCAGCCATGCGGGCGGCCGTGGCCAAGGCTGGGGGCGACCCGCAGCGGATCAACCCGTTGTCCCCCGTGGACCTGGTGATCGACCACTCGGTCATGGTCGACCGCTATGCCTCACCCCAGGCGTTCACCCAGAACGTCGACATCGAGATGCAGCGCAACGGCGAACGCTATGCCTTCTTGCGCTGGGGCCAGAGTGCCTTCGACAACTTCCGGGTGGTGCCGCCTGGGACCGGTATCTGCCACCAGGTCAACCTGGAGTACCTCGGCCGCACGGTATGGACCCGCGAAGAAGACGGCCGCCTCTATGCCTTCCCCGACACCTTGGTGGGTACTGACTCGCACACCACCATGATCAACGGCCTTGGCGTGCTCGGCTGGGGTGTCGGCGGGATCGAGGCGGAAGCCGCCATGCTGGGCCAACCGGTGTCGATGCTGATTCCGGAAGTGATCGGTTTCAAACTGACCGGCAAGTTACGTGAAGGCATCACCGCCACAGACCTGGTGCTCACCGTGACCCAGATGCTGCGCAAGAAAGGCGTGGTGGGCAAGTTCGTCGAATTTTACGGCGATGGCTTGGCGGACCTGCCCCTGGCCGACCGTGCGACCCTGGCCAACATGGCCCCGGAATATGGGGCTACCTGTGGCTTCTTCCCGGTCGACGATGTGACCCTCGACTACCTGCGTTTGTCTGGCCGCCCCAGCGAAGCGGTGGAATTGGTCGAACAGTACTGCAAGGCGCAAGGGCTGTGGCGCCAGCCAGGTCAGGAACCGTTGTTCAGCGACAGCCTGGCACTGGACATGAACGACGTCGAAGCCAGCCTGGCCGGACCGAAGCGCCCACAAGACCGCGTTGCCCTCGGCCAGGTGAAGCAGGCCTTCGACCAATTCATCGAACTGCAGCCCAAACCACTGGCCAAGGAGGTTGGCCGCCTGGAAAGCGAAGGTGGCGGCGGAGTTGCGGTAGGCAATGCCGACCAGGCTGGCGAAGTCGACTACCACCACAATGGGCAAACCCATAGCCTGCGCGACGGTGCGGTGGTGATTGCCGCGATCACCTCCTGTACCAACACCTCCAACCCCAGCGTGATGATGGCTGCCGGCCTGGTGGCCAAAAAGGCCGTGGAAAAAGGTCTGCAACGCAAACCCTGGGTGAAGAGTTCTCTGGCGCCTGGCTCCAAGGTGGTCACCGACTACTTCAAGGCTGCCGGGCTGACGACCTACCTCGACCAGCTGGGCTTTGACCTGGTCGGTTACGGCTGCACCACGTGCATCGGCAACTCAGGGCCGTTGGACGAGGCCATTGAAAAGGCCATTTCCAGCGCCGACCTCACGGTGGCCTCAGTACTTTCCGGCAACCGCAACTTCGAAGGCCGCGTGCACCCGCTGGTGAAAACCAACTGGCTGGCGTCACCGCCGTTGGTGGTCGCCTATGCCTTGGCCGGCAGTGTGCGCCTGGACCCTACCCACGATGCCCTGGGTATCGGCACGGACGGCCAGCCGGTGTATCTGCGCGACATCTGGCCGAGTCAGCAGGAAATTGCAGCTGCCGTGGCCAAGGTCGACACCGCCATGTTCCACAAGGAGTACGCCGAGGTCTTTGCCGGTGATGCGCAGTGGCGGGCGATCGAGGTACCCCAGGCAGCCACTTACGTTTGGCAGGACGACTCCACATACATCCAGCACCCGCCATTCTTCGACGACATCGCCGGGCCATTGCCGCGCATAGAGGATATCCAGGGTGCGCGAATTCTGGCGCTGCTCGGCGACTCGGTGACCACCGACCACATCTCCCCTGCCGGCAACATCAAGGCCGAGAGCCCGGCCGGGCGTTACCTGCGCGGCAAGGGCGTGGAACCACGGGACTTCAACTCGTATGGTTCACGTCGGGGGAATCATGAGGTGATGATGCGCGGCACCTTCGCCAATATCCGCATCCGTAACGAGATGCTGGGTGGCGAGGAAGGTGGTAACACGGTGCATGTGCCCAGTGGCGAGAAACTGTCGATCTATGACGCGGCCATGCGGTACCAGGCTGAAGGCACGCCGTTGGTGGTGATTGCCGGCCAGGAATACGGCACCGGTTCGAGTCGTGACTGGGCGGCCAAGGGCACCAACTTGCTGGGGGTCAAGGCGGTGCTGGCGGAGAGTTTCGAGCGTATCCACCGTTCCAACCTGGTGGGGATGGGGGTGTTGCCGTTGCAGTTCAAGCCTGGGAACGATCGCAAGCAGTTGGGGCTTACGGGCCGGGAGACGATCGACGTATTGGGTCTGGAGAGTGCGTCCATTCGACCGGGGATGAGTTTGTCACTGCGAATTAGCCGTGAGGATGGGCATCAGGAGCAGATTGAAGTGTTGTGCCGGATAGATACCTTGAATGAAGTAGAGTATTTCAAGTCAGGCGGCATTCTGCATTATGTACTGAGGCAGTTGATTGCAAGTTAA